The following coding sequences lie in one Yoonia sp. G8-12 genomic window:
- a CDS encoding tetratricopeptide repeat protein codes for MRYFLRVCLIFLSLTALAACKTNEEKAEDFYQSGLTLLAAGDLDRAAIQFLNVFQHDGFHQDARRKLAEVRLEQGDIGAAYSQYLRLVEQYPDTPDVRITLARIAIDISNWDEARRHGQAAIALAPDDQDAQSIAVALAYRDATQNNDTKARAQAAMRARELLDVNPDDKVARRVVIDDLMRSDTPRDALSEIDRALTSDPENYVYHTARLQVLTQIEDMPNVGRQLRRMVALFPNDPNLTQSLIGWYFAQDDLAGAEQYLRERAGEDTGPIEGHIAVVQFLQGTQGADAAQQELDRLAAANAGTANADVYQTLSAAIRFEAGDQDTAIATFEAVLSQAEPSDQTRQIRNTYARLLITTGDETAARTQVDTILLEDETNVDALKLRAAWLIADDRAGEAIQSLRQALGQQPRDPETLTLMAQAHQREGNRALAGERLSLAVDVTNSAPDEAIRYANFLLEDGRTAAARAVLTDARATSPNNVAIMTNLASILLSEGAWIEAQGVANTLRAIENTQAQQAATSLQAALLLGQNRIEDSLTFLQAEIEQGNGDIEAVMQLVQIHLLAGDLDTARSTLDQALASSPDDINLQMLNASLFAMAGDFETSEAAFRRMITDFPQSEGPILRLYNLLVATDRPTKADAVLDTGLNALPNSLNLRWLSATRHEERGDIDGAIAIYEAMYAENSDSLVIANNLASLIATHKDDDASLMRAASIAKRLRDLGVPAFQDTYGWIAYRQGNLDEALAYLVPAAAGLPNDPLTQYHLGMTYADLGQTEKATVQLTRALVLAGDQSLPQFDIARAKLHELGQ; via the coding sequence ATGCGATATTTTCTGCGCGTTTGTCTGATTTTTCTTAGCTTAACTGCACTTGCCGCCTGCAAAACAAACGAAGAGAAAGCCGAAGATTTTTACCAATCCGGCCTCACTCTTCTTGCCGCCGGAGACCTGGACCGCGCTGCAATCCAGTTTCTGAATGTTTTTCAACACGACGGTTTCCATCAGGACGCACGGCGCAAGCTGGCCGAAGTAAGATTGGAGCAAGGCGATATTGGCGCTGCTTATAGCCAGTACCTACGGCTCGTCGAACAATACCCCGATACGCCTGACGTCCGCATAACGCTGGCCAGAATTGCTATCGATATCAGCAACTGGGACGAAGCGCGACGGCATGGGCAGGCCGCGATTGCCCTTGCACCGGACGATCAGGATGCCCAATCAATCGCAGTGGCACTTGCGTACCGCGACGCCACGCAAAACAATGACACGAAGGCCCGCGCGCAAGCGGCCATGCGGGCACGTGAACTGCTAGACGTAAACCCCGACGACAAAGTCGCACGCCGTGTCGTCATCGACGATTTGATGCGCAGTGACACACCGCGCGACGCCCTGTCGGAAATTGACCGCGCGCTTACCAGCGATCCTGAAAACTACGTCTATCATACGGCCCGCTTGCAGGTTTTGACCCAAATCGAGGATATGCCGAATGTTGGCCGACAACTCAGACGGATGGTTGCGCTATTTCCGAATGATCCCAATCTGACCCAATCGCTCATTGGCTGGTATTTTGCACAGGATGATCTGGCCGGTGCGGAACAATACCTGCGGGAACGCGCGGGCGAGGATACGGGCCCGATTGAAGGTCACATCGCCGTGGTGCAATTTTTGCAAGGCACACAAGGGGCAGATGCCGCGCAACAAGAGCTTGACCGCCTTGCAGCAGCAAATGCTGGCACAGCGAATGCCGATGTTTACCAAACATTATCCGCAGCGATCCGTTTTGAAGCGGGCGACCAGGATACTGCAATCGCCACCTTTGAAGCAGTTCTTTCGCAGGCCGAACCTTCAGATCAGACACGTCAGATCCGCAATACATACGCCCGCCTTTTGATCACCACCGGTGATGAAACCGCCGCCCGCACGCAGGTGGACACGATCCTCTTGGAAGATGAAACAAACGTCGACGCACTGAAACTACGGGCCGCATGGTTGATTGCGGATGATCGCGCCGGGGAAGCGATCCAGAGTCTGCGTCAAGCACTTGGCCAGCAGCCGCGCGATCCCGAAACACTGACATTGATGGCACAAGCGCACCAACGAGAGGGCAACCGCGCGCTCGCCGGTGAACGTCTTTCGTTGGCCGTTGACGTCACAAACAGTGCGCCCGACGAGGCCATCCGTTACGCCAATTTCCTACTCGAAGACGGACGAACAGCCGCCGCGCGCGCGGTTCTGACAGATGCCCGCGCAACAAGCCCGAACAACGTTGCGATTATGACCAATCTGGCAAGTATTCTGCTTAGCGAAGGCGCCTGGATCGAGGCACAGGGCGTGGCCAATACCTTGCGGGCCATTGAAAACACACAAGCACAGCAAGCCGCGACATCACTGCAAGCAGCCCTCTTGCTGGGTCAAAACAGAATTGAAGACAGTCTTACCTTCCTCCAAGCTGAAATTGAGCAAGGCAACGGTGACATCGAAGCGGTCATGCAATTGGTGCAAATCCATCTTCTTGCAGGAGATCTTGATACTGCACGCAGCACCCTTGATCAGGCGCTGGCAAGTTCACCAGACGACATTAACTTGCAGATGCTAAATGCGAGCCTTTTTGCAATGGCTGGTGATTTTGAGACTTCCGAAGCTGCGTTTCGTCGCATGATCACAGATTTCCCACAATCCGAGGGGCCGATCCTCCGCCTCTACAATCTTCTTGTCGCCACAGATCGCCCCACAAAGGCCGATGCCGTGCTTGATACCGGCCTGAATGCTTTGCCAAACTCGCTCAATCTGCGCTGGCTCAGCGCCACGCGGCATGAAGAGCGCGGGGATATCGACGGTGCCATCGCGATCTACGAAGCGATGTATGCAGAGAACTCAGATTCTCTGGTCATCGCCAACAATCTTGCATCTTTGATCGCGACCCACAAAGATGATGACGCCAGCCTGATGCGCGCCGCATCTATCGCCAAGCGGTTGCGGGATCTGGGGGTTCCGGCATTTCAGGATACCTATGGCTGGATCGCTTATCGCCAAGGCAATCTGGACGAGGCCCTTGCGTACCTCGTCCCGGCAGCTGCCGGTCTGCCAAATGATCCGTTGACGCAGTACCACCTTGGAATGACCTATGCAGACTTGGGTCAAACCGAAAAGGCGACGGTGCAATTGACGCGCGCATTGGTG
- a CDS encoding sugar transferase — protein sequence MFDFLCVIASAPFVVPLIGILALLVARDGGPAFYRQDRVGQNGRIYKIWKLRTMVVDADTKLQHYLSENPEAAAEWALTQKLKRDPRITKIGAFLRKCSIDELPQLWNVLIGDMSLVGPRPMLPEQQTMYVGLAYYSQRPGITGSWQVSERNECTFADRARFDTAYIADMSFANDLKLLLATVRVVVRGTGY from the coding sequence GTGTTTGATTTTCTTTGCGTTATCGCGTCTGCGCCCTTTGTTGTGCCCCTTATCGGTATCCTCGCATTGCTAGTCGCGCGCGATGGTGGCCCTGCATTCTATCGGCAGGACCGCGTCGGACAGAACGGTCGCATTTACAAGATCTGGAAGCTCCGCACGATGGTGGTAGACGCCGATACCAAGCTGCAACACTACTTGTCAGAGAACCCTGAAGCGGCAGCAGAGTGGGCGCTCACGCAGAAACTCAAGCGCGATCCTCGCATCACGAAGATCGGGGCCTTTTTGCGCAAGTGCTCGATTGATGAACTGCCGCAGCTTTGGAACGTGTTGATCGGCGACATGAGCCTCGTTGGCCCGCGTCCAATGCTGCCAGAACAGCAAACCATGTACGTCGGCCTTGCATATTATTCCCAGCGCCCCGGCATCACCGGCAGCTGGCAGGTGTCCGAGCGCAACGAGTGCACATTCGCTGACCGCGCAAGGTTCGACACCGCCTATATTGCCGATATGTCGTTTGCGAACGACCTCAAGCTCCTGTTGGCGACAGTGCGTGTTGTGGTAAGAGGGACCGGATATTAA
- a CDS encoding ExeA family protein, with product MPDPDFIYWSPAHERAYAMFEFGLVTRSPITLITGEVGAGKTTLLHHLLKSLGDDLVVGLISNAHGTRGELLRWVLQSLGQPVPQGADYVALFGQFEEFLIETYSKGQRVALIFDEAQNLSRESLEELRMFTNINANKDELLQLVLVGQPELRENVRHPNLTQFAQRVASSFHLPTLDAETVAEYIHHRLKVAGAKEKIFSPGACNRIYTETRGVPRLINQLCDFSLLYAFTDDKHKVTEANVKQVLNDGVFFGGGVSAS from the coding sequence GTGCCCGACCCCGACTTTATTTACTGGTCACCTGCACATGAACGGGCCTATGCGATGTTCGAGTTCGGGTTGGTGACGCGGTCTCCGATTACGTTGATCACTGGAGAAGTAGGCGCAGGGAAAACGACGCTTCTGCATCACCTGCTGAAATCATTGGGTGATGATCTTGTCGTTGGATTGATTTCGAACGCACATGGCACACGGGGCGAGTTGCTGCGCTGGGTGTTGCAGTCGCTTGGTCAACCGGTTCCTCAGGGGGCGGATTATGTCGCTCTGTTTGGCCAGTTCGAGGAATTCCTGATCGAAACCTATAGTAAAGGTCAGCGCGTTGCGCTGATTTTTGATGAGGCGCAGAACCTTAGTCGGGAATCGCTTGAAGAACTGCGGATGTTTACGAACATCAACGCCAACAAAGACGAGCTTTTGCAGCTTGTATTGGTTGGCCAGCCTGAGTTGCGCGAAAATGTGCGCCACCCCAATCTGACGCAATTTGCGCAGCGTGTCGCGTCGAGCTTTCATTTGCCCACGCTCGATGCCGAGACTGTCGCGGAATACATACATCATCGTCTGAAGGTTGCTGGTGCCAAGGAAAAGATATTCAGCCCGGGTGCTTGCAACCGGATTTATACAGAGACGCGTGGCGTACCGCGGTTGATCAACCAGCTTTGTGATTTTTCCCTTCTCTATGCCTTTACGGACGACAAGCATAAGGTGACCGAAGCAAACGTGAAACAAGTACTCAATGATGGAGTGTTTTTTGGGGGTGGGGTGTCTGCGAGCTAG
- a CDS encoding GumC family protein gives MDLKFYFAIFWRRFPFFLILLALGTAVGITVALTQKPIYVAEARLVVESQQIPDELAASTVRTDAAEQLQIIQQRIFTRDNLLDMANRLGVYRETDATEDRLRPDEKVEDMGERIRVDLGGRSAAIIVTVSFADPVPDRAAAVANEIVTLILQENVEMRTTVSGQTLDFFAQETEQLEQELSQMRGQILAFQEANLEALPDSLEFRRSQQAAAQERILELDRERIQLRERRDRLVQLFEQTGEVGLLGIAARTPEEAELQDLLDELTRASALLSPDNPRIAILQAQVSALERIVAAQQAAASSGTVDMGGAPLTPFSLQLADLEGQITFIDEQKTLIQENLEELSASIAATPGNALTLATLERNFENLRMQYDRAVQNRAIAEVGDTIEALSKGQRITVIEQAIPPASPTRPNRRLIAATGVAAGFGMGFGLILLLELLNTAVRRPSDIVDGLKITPFMTMPYIRTRGQIWRRRLIILAALAVLFVGVPAAIWYIDENIQPLQPIFDDVLRRIGLD, from the coding sequence ATGGATCTTAAATTTTACTTTGCAATCTTTTGGAGGCGGTTTCCGTTTTTCCTGATCCTGCTGGCTCTTGGGACGGCGGTTGGGATTACGGTCGCGCTTACCCAAAAACCAATCTACGTCGCAGAAGCGCGGTTGGTGGTAGAATCGCAGCAGATCCCGGATGAACTTGCGGCGTCTACCGTGCGCACTGATGCCGCAGAGCAATTGCAGATTATCCAACAGCGGATTTTTACACGCGACAATCTGCTCGATATGGCAAACCGCCTAGGCGTTTACCGTGAAACCGACGCGACAGAGGACCGTTTGCGTCCAGACGAAAAAGTCGAGGACATGGGTGAACGGATCAGGGTCGATCTGGGCGGCCGATCGGCGGCAATTATCGTCACTGTCAGTTTCGCCGACCCTGTGCCTGATCGCGCTGCGGCTGTTGCCAATGAAATCGTGACCTTGATCCTGCAAGAAAACGTCGAGATGCGTACCACGGTATCGGGGCAGACACTTGATTTTTTTGCCCAAGAGACCGAGCAATTGGAACAAGAGCTGTCCCAAATGCGTGGCCAGATCCTCGCGTTTCAAGAAGCCAACTTGGAGGCATTGCCAGATAGCCTTGAGTTCCGCAGATCACAGCAAGCAGCAGCGCAAGAACGTATTCTGGAACTTGATCGAGAACGGATCCAGCTGCGTGAGCGCCGCGACCGTTTGGTGCAGCTCTTTGAGCAGACCGGAGAGGTTGGGCTTCTCGGGATTGCGGCGCGGACCCCCGAAGAAGCAGAATTGCAGGATCTGCTGGATGAATTGACCAGAGCGTCAGCGCTGCTTTCGCCGGACAACCCCCGGATCGCAATTCTGCAAGCACAGGTGTCTGCCCTAGAGCGAATTGTCGCGGCGCAACAGGCCGCTGCAAGCTCTGGTACGGTTGATATGGGTGGTGCGCCGCTGACACCTTTTTCATTGCAGCTCGCAGACCTTGAGGGGCAGATTACCTTCATTGACGAGCAAAAAACGCTAATTCAGGAAAATCTAGAAGAACTTTCTGCGTCGATTGCCGCGACACCGGGCAATGCGCTTACCCTTGCGACGCTTGAGCGAAACTTCGAAAACTTGCGGATGCAATATGACCGGGCGGTACAGAACCGCGCCATTGCAGAAGTTGGGGATACGATCGAAGCGCTGTCCAAAGGTCAGCGGATTACAGTGATCGAGCAAGCCATCCCGCCAGCAAGCCCAACACGACCAAACAGACGGCTTATTGCCGCAACTGGCGTTGCAGCCGGGTTTGGCATGGGGTTTGGATTGATCTTACTGCTTGAGCTTTTGAACACTGCGGTCCGTCGCCCTTCTGATATTGTTGATGGCCTGAAGATCACGCCGTTTATGACGATGCCATACATCAGAACACGCGGCCAGATTTGGCGGCGACGTCTGATCATTCTGGCGGCTTTGGCTGTTCTCTTCGTCGGCGTTCCAGCCGCAATTTGGTACATTGACGAAAACATCCAGCCGCTGCAGCCGATCTTTGATGACGTGCTGCGTCGCATTGGTCTGGACTAG